The genome window TATATGTTTTATGCAGCTCGGTAGAAATATAGTTAAGCCATTCCTGCAAGCGGGCTTTTTCCAGCGTGCCGTGTTGCGGCACCAGATCGGTCTCCGGTTTTTGGTCTGCAAGGTATTGCACGATAGCAACTCCTTCCGTCAGTAATTCGCCATTATCGAGTTCTAAAACCGGTACCATGGATTTGGTATTGACGAGGTTAAAGTTATCCCCTTTTTCGGTTGTTTTCGACTTCAGATCGACCCTGATAAGGTCGAATTCGTAACCCGCCTCGTTTAAAACAATATGAGGCGAAAGCGAACATGATCCCGGCGTATAGTAAAGTTTCATAATTGGTTTCCTGAAATAGAATAGCGTTGAGGTAAATGACTGCGGGGTTTATTTTAGAACCTTAATTTTTATAAACAACTAGTTACAAATGGGTAACTAATTA of Candidatus Methylospira mobilis contains these proteins:
- the gstA gene encoding glutathione transferase GstA, which codes for MKLYYTPGSCSLSPHIVLNEAGYEFDLIRVDLKSKTTEKGDNFNLVNTKSMVPVLELDNGELLTEGVAIVQYLADQKPETDLVPQHGTLEKARLQEWLNYISTELHKTYTPIFRAEEVGERARDYYLQKLKDNFNFVSARLKNKHYLMGDKFTVADACLFTTLSWHKAINLDISDWPVLADYQQRVTSRPQVQLTLIAEGLLATQTA